In Bombina bombina isolate aBomBom1 unplaced genomic scaffold, aBomBom1.pri scaffold_970, whole genome shotgun sequence, the sequence ctgtcagggttttctccctgttgtgtttgccatgtgctgctggcagccattttactcacccctcttcctgactatggtgcattgtgggggatgctgctcatttcctgcacttccttttattgccagactggtgtgcatcatccatgtgagacaggatgcagtctctgaattgtgatgtcatcacttattatttaaagggcctctgttcagtatgctttgcctttgcgttgtctcagacctgtttgtgagagtgcctgtgtattacctggctgcctgacgtccttcctggttcctgatccctggcttgttcctgactctgctgttttccttgttcctgattccggctcatctgactattcgctttgactccttACTCAGCTCGTCtgtctaccagctctggttttgactcctggcttgttatttgacttgtggactttttattattttttgctattaataaaggtgtgattatttttgaacttctcatctcagtctgattcctggcaccctgacagcgctaagccaatggtgtgctaagccaagGGTGTGCTAAGTGGAGAATGCCCTAAGCCAATGGTGCCCTAAGCCAAGGGAGCCTTAAGCTGAGGGGGCcctaagccaatggtgcactaagccgagggtgtgctaagccaatggtaCCCTAAGCTGAGGGTGCCCTAAGCCAATGGTGCGCTAAGCCGAGAgtgcgctaagccaatggtgtgctaagtCGAGGGCACCCTAAGCCAATAGTGCCCTAAGCCAAGGGTGTGCTAAGTGGAGAATGCCCTAAGCCAATGGTGCCCTAAGCCAAGGGAGCCTTAAGCTGAGGGGGCcctaagccaatggtgcactaagccGAGGGTGCACTAAGCCAATGGTACCCTAAGCTGAGGGTGCCCTAAGCCAATGGTGCGCTAAGCCGAGAgtgcgctaagccaatggtgcCCTATGCCGAGggtgcgctaagccaatggtgtgctaagtCGAGGGCACCCTAAGCCAATAGTGCCCTAAGCTGAGGGTGCCCTAAGCCAATGGTGCGCTAAGCCGAGGGTGCACTAAGCCGAGGGTGCGCTAAGCCAAGGGAATGCAAGTATTGTAGttattcatgtagttctgtgctattacTTATAGTGGGTTACATCAGATTTATACGCTCTATTCTTTTAACAGTGGAATATGAGAGAGCTATTAACGCTCCTTGTACTATCCATTAAATGTAAACAAGGCTAAAAAAGTTGTGGCCACGTtatgatgctttggttaaaatatttattcatcCACTTGCAATTCCAGATTGTGTGTTGTTCTTCACACAAGCTTGCACAAAAGAGAATGCACCATGCACTAtagattgcactccacttgtaatctagcccataatattttgTCCTATAAATTGTATTTTCCTTTAGTAATTAGTTCCGTTCTTTTCATTGTGTTATTGGCAGCTCAGAGTGGAGCAGGGGTTTcatcttcatcatcatcatcatcatcatcatcatcttcatcatcatcatcatcttcttCATCATCTTCATCTTCATCATCAAAAAAGAAAATTGGAATTATCCATAAGCAAAAAATGAAGTTAATTTCTGAAggaaaaaattataaagttaataaTTACCTTGACAGTAAAGTTACACCAAGGTCCCCTGAGGAAATTGTGAATGATGCGTTGTATCGTGATGGAGACGAAGTAGATTATAATTTGACAACCAACAACTGTGAACATTTTGCAACACGAATGAGATATGGAGACGTTTTCTCTAAACAGGTAAATTAACTAAATCAATCAGTTTGGGGTACGGCATCATGCGGGAGATGAGTAAAAGAGCAGATAAAGGCAACTACCGTCAGATGTGTGTCTGCTGGGATATGTTTGGATCATTTTTTGAATAActgtttagtttaatttatgttggATTTTTCTGATCGCATTATATTCTATCTGGAGTAAGACTGCAGCCCTTTATCTTTTTATGAGAATAATTGTGGGTATTTACTTTGTGAGAGTGTATACATAATAGGCCTAATTATTGCACACATTTGTGGGGTTCATCTAATCCCAGTGGTAATTTGAGTAGGGATCTTTTTCACAATGGGCTTCCCAGCTGTAGGCCAGTTACTGAAGTGGACTAATGTGTTAGCCTATTGCAGAATTTTTTAgtgtatattcattatttattggcCCTTTTTTTTAAGCCCTTCAGCAGCAGCCTTGATATGTTTTTGAATTATACCTTTTTAATTGTGTAGTTATTAaaagttgttttcttttttgtgttctTTTTGACTTCTGCTGTATGTAAATTGCACTTTTCTATTTAGCAGCGTAAAGTGTGTGCCTTAAGTGTTTATTTTGTCATGTCAACTTAGCATACACCTGGCACCCCCACATGACATaactaagttttattttttagcttgGGACATTTTGTGTTTGAATTTTAACACAATATAGGATTACAAGTTATACCCTTAGGTTACCCCTTTTTCTATTATTAATTTCTACACCACACTGGGAGGAACGTTAAGTATTGTGTAAGTGAAACAAACTGGCCTGGAGTTGTTAAAGTAGCATGAACGTCAAAATGAAAGCAGTAATCGTGTTCCCAATGGGGATGGGAGAGATAGGAACTAACATTTGTATTTTCAATAGCTCTTAGTATTGGTCACTGCATAGAGATAAGAAGGCCTGTGTAC encodes:
- the LOC128644322 gene encoding phospholipase A and acyltransferase 2 yields the protein MHYRLHSTCNLAHNILSYKLYFPLVISSVLFIVLLAAQSGAGVSSSSSSSSSSSSSSSSSSSSSSSSSSSKKKIGIIHKQKMKLISEGKNYKVNNYLDSKVTPRSPEEIVNDALYRDGDEVDYNLTTNNCEHFATRMRYGDVFSKQVLMTGGKALAIVGGAAAVVGGAAVGVPVAIVGGALYLTTKIVCDWI